The Methanolobus sp. WCC4 genome includes the window CCTTGTCCTTTACAAGCTCGAACATCTTCTTGCCTACTTCTGTGCGGATGAGCACACAGTTCCAGCCGTCCGGTGTACCAACAGATCCCAATGAGATATCTGCGGAAACTGATGTGTAATCACAGCAGTGGTGACATGGATTCCTTGCATGGGGTGCAACCTCTGGGATCTTTACACTGTGGGCTTCGCCGTCCTTTGTGTAGTTCCAGAACTTACCTTTACCGAAGTCCATCTTGACAACATCTTCTGCATTGAGTCCCATGATCTCAGGAACAACCTTCTCGGTCATGATATCATGGTAGAAACTCTCCATGCACAGCAGACCAAGGATTACAACGATCTTGTCGTTGTTATTCTCTAAGAGAAGACGTGCGCCATGTGCCTGGCAGGGTACACCAATCACACCGATCTTATCGTATTTCTCAAAAGGTTCCCTGAGTGCTGAAAGTACTGAATCGTAGGTATACTTTGTACCTGTTGTCCTGTCAACATCTTCCGGTTTGGTCATAAGGACAAGTTCAGTACCCCATTTGTCATCCCTGGCGATACCGACGAAACAATCTACCGCACCAGTCTCAAGCAAAGCCTTTGCCAGTAGTGAGGTAACACCACCGTCCTGACCTTTAATGGTACTCTTTGCTCCGAAGAACTCTTTTACATTTGCGAATTCGTCTTCTTCATATCCGTCAATTACAGGACAGAGCCTTCCGCATGTGAGACATCCCTCACATACATTTGGTGCTGCTCCTTTGACGTATAATTCTAAATTATCAGGGTCACGGACCTCTGCATGCTTGTTCATGACAATAGCACCAGCAGGGCATGCTGAAACACATGCCCCACAAGCAGTACAGACGTCGTGATCAATGACCTCTAATATTTTTGGATGGGCCATTAACTGCCTCCGACGTTCTTTAATTTTGTTTATCCAATGATCTCTTTACCGATGAGCTTGATGGCCTTCTCTTTGTTAGGTCCGATCGGGGAACCTGCGACGATCTGTGTTACACCGATGTCGAGCAGTTCGTTGATCCTTGCCTTACAGTCATCAGGTGTTCCACTGATAGAGAATGCGTCCATCATGTCATTTGTGACCATACCGCCCATGAGTGCACCGAAGTCACCCTTTGCGATAGCTCCGCCGATGTCAGCCTTTGCTGCTACATCGATTCCGTGGCGCTCAAGTACCATGTCAGGTGAACCTGCAACGATGAATGCGACTACGATCTGTGCTGCACTCTTTGCCTTTGCAGCGTCCTTGTCAATTGAGAAGCATGCGTATGCTGCTACGTCAACGTCCTTAGGGTCACGGCCTGCCTTCTTTGCACCTGCTGCGATCTGCTGTACAGCTACTTCGAAGTCCTTAGGGTGTGATGCATTGATCAGTACACCGTCTGATACCTCTCCTGCGAGCTCGAGCATCTTTGGACCCTGTGCACCCATGTAGATAGGTACGTTTCCAGCCTTGAATGCCATCTTTGCACCGCCGAACTTGACCATGTCGCCGTCCATAGTTACTTTCTCACCTGCGATGAAGCCACGGATAGCCTCGATGCTTTCCTTTGTTGTTGTGAGTGGCTTGTCCCATGCGATTCCCATTGCATCGAAGGTTGCCTTGTCTCCAGGACCAAGACCGAGGATTGCACGGCCGCCTGAGATCTCGTTAAGGGATGCAATGCTTGATGCTGTGATAGCTGCGTTCCTTGTGTATGGGTTTGTTACACCTGTTCCGAGCTTGATACTGTTTGTGTTCATTGCGAGCACGGTTAAGGTTGAGTATACATCACGGTTGTTGTAGTGGTCTGTAATCCATACATTGTCAAAACCCTGCTGTTCAGCGAGCTTTGCGTAGTGAGCGATTTTCAGTACTGGGTCACTTGGTACAAATTCTATTCCAAAAGTCATTTGAATCCTCCTCTAAAGAGTGTTGCTATTCAGGTATCTATACATATTTAAAACTTTGTTGGTTTGACATCGGGATAACAAGTGAAAAAAAGCACCCCAACCCAATGCTAAAATTACAATATATGAAAATATGTTTCACTAGATATATTGTGCAACTACAGAGAACTTCCACACCACAACACTATCTAAAAAATAAATATGAACTTACCGTTACAGATATATCCGGTAACTGTCAGATGAAATATTATTCATATTTTGCAGGAGATGGCAATTTCAGGGAGTTATTGGGCCATCACCTCATATGAGAATATGAGCATCTGCAAGGCATGGATGTTTAAAGGATCGTTTGAGAGACATTGAGTTTTAAACGAAGTGATCATCATGAAATGCTACGAGTGTGAAAAAGATGGAACAGATAGCGATACGATAGGTATCTGTATCATTTGTGGAAGAGGGGTTTGTAAGGACCACCACGTCAGAGAAGAGACACCTGTATGGGAAGGCGAATACAGTATCAAACTGAAGTGCGGAATGGGCATTTCCTGTGACTACAAGGATGTACAGCACTGGAAGAAGGTACTCTGCATGCCCTGCCACAAGGCCCTTAAGGAGAATTACTAGGTGATATCATGATGAAATGTTATGACTGCATGGAAGAAGGAAAGGACGCAGAAGCAACATGCGTCTGTATCGCTTGTGGAAAAGGCCTTTGTACAGACCACAAGAAGGAACTGGAACTCCCGGTATCAGTAGGCCAGCCACCTAACGTGGAGAGGCTCCCTAACGGACTGCCAAGGCTTCTGTGCCAGTATTGTTTCGACCAGACGATCGAGGATTCATTTGACTGAGAATTCTATTGAGATACAAGAGGAGTGAAATGAAAATGTGCGGAGAAAGAGGTAGTGGAAAAGGATGCGGACATGAGGAGATAGTAGGAGACATGTCCGACAAGTTAGGATTTACACCACAGATACTGGAAGTACTTGGAGAGCTCGAACCTGAGTTCCTTCAAAAGTACAACATGTGCAACCACAGGTTGCTCAAGGATGGTGCGCTTCCTGCAAAGACAAAGATACTGATGGCTCTTGCGATCGTCGCATCCAAGCAGTGTGAACGCTGTGTCGTATCACAGATGAAGAGCGCACTGAACAACGGTGCAACAAAGGAAGAGATCATGGAAGTAATGGATGTCATTTTCATCACATCCGGTGCTCCTGCTGTTGCTGCATGCAGAGATGCACTTAAGCAGCTCAAATAAAACATCCTGCAGGGACCTTTCCGGTCCCTCCGGAACTTATCATTCTACAATAATGACCCAATGAGAGGAGAGGATATGAGGGGGACCATTGTAAAGGGCAGCCTGCTTTTTGTGACGATAGTTTTACTATTATCAATGACAGGGATTCCTGCATTCGCTGCAGAGGTTACGAAGTTCGGAGAGCTATCATCGGATGAGTTCACCGATGCGGACAGATGCGGGCAATGCCATGCGATCATATATGCCGACTGGGAAGGAACGATGCACTTCAATGCATATCTTGACCCGTTCTATCTGGAAGAGGTAAAGGTTGCAAGTGAAGACACCGATGGACTGGTAGATGAGTTCTGCTCCCGTTGTCACACACCCATCGGAGTCACATCCGGCGAGATACCACCAATTGACGGATCACAGATGAGCGAAATCGCCAAACATGGAGTGCAGTGTGACTTCTGTCACGTAGTATCAGGAAGCAACGGAACAGGCAACGCACCCTTCATAGTCACACCAGGGGACACTAAATGGGGACCTTTCGATGACTCAAGGTCTGCATTCCACGGTTCAGAATATCTTGAACTCTATACCCGGTCTGAATACTGTGGTATGTGCCATCAGGTCATACATCCCGTCAATGGACTTGTTATAGATGACACATACTCCACATGGAAAGAAAGCCAGTATGGAGACGATAATGTCGCCTGCCAGGACTGCCACATGACAGAGGGTATCACAGAGTTCGAGGCTAACCCCGGACGTGCAGGCTCTGGCGCACCTAAAAGGGACCACATCTCCTCACATGACATCGTAGGAGGAAATGCATTCATACCTCCGATGTTCGGTGCTGATAACGTAGCTGAAATGGCAGTTGAAAGACTTCAAAGAGCTGCCACTGTAGAAGTTAAGACACCAGAGATGGCAGCTTCAGGAGAGGAAGTGATCATCGAGGCATCGATCACCAATTCAGGTGCCGGACACAGTATACCAACCGGGGTTTCCGAGATCAGGCAGATATGGGTCGAAATGATCGTCACAGACAGCGAAGGTAACGAGATATATACCGCCGGAACACTCGATGAGGACGGGACCATAGAAGGAGAAAAGCTGATCTACAATAATGTTCTCGGTAACAGTGAAGGGAACGCCACAGAAAGCTTCTGGCTGGCTGACAGAGTGCTTGAGGATAACAGGATAGGTCCGAAAGAGACAGTGACAGAAGAACATAATTTCACGGTCCCTGATGATGTGGCTTATCCACTGACAGTAAAGGCCACCCTGAACTACCGGTCTGCTCCCCAGGAACTGATCGATAAGCTTATGGGAGAGGATACGGAAGTTCCTGTGATCGCCATGAACGAGATATCAGCCACAATATACGACCCTGCGACACCACCTGAAGAAAGAACAACAGAGTCGACACCGGGATTCGGCATTCTTGCGACATCCATGGCTCTGGTCATAATGATGTACTTATTTAGAAGATAAAAAGGAGGAAATGAAAAATGCCACCAGAAGTAGACTTAGACAAATGTGAAGGGATCGGAGCATGTGCTGAATCATGCCCTACAGATGTTATAGACATTGTGGAAGACGAGAACGGGAATCCCAGATCCGTTATCGCACGCCCTGATGACTGTGTGGAATGTGGGGTATGTGTTGATGCCTGCCCACAGGAAGCAATAACACTGGACTAAGAAAAACGGAGTGACCTAATGTCCGATGATACCAGCATCAAACTTCTCGGGATATCAGGTAGTCCGAGGAAAGGCTCAACAGACTACATTGTCAATGAAGCTCTCCGGTATGCCCAGGAGAAATATGATAACGTAGAGGTTGAATATTTCTCTGCAAGAGCAAAGAACATGAAGTTCTGCATCCACTGTGATCACTGTGTTCGTAAGAAAGAAGGATGCATTCACAAGGATGACCTTGTGGACCTCTATGACAAGATGCTCTGGGCAGATGCATGGATCATCGGCACTCCGGTATACCAGGGCACATTGAGTGCCCAGACAAAGACGATTATGGACAGGTGCCGGGCTGTGGTTGCCCGTGACCCCAAAGCCTTCCTGAACAAGGTCGGTGCCGCAGCAGCAGTGGGCGGCGACCGCGTAGGCGGACAGGAACCTGCCATGCAGACAATTCACAATTTTTACATCATCAGCGAGATGATACCTGTTGCAGGTGGTTCCTTTGGTTCCAACCTTGGAGGAAGCTTCTGGTCACAGGACAAAGGTGCCAAGGGTGCTGCAGAGGATTCCGAAGGATTGAGGACACTTCACAGGACCATCAACAAGATGATGAAGACCGTCATCACCATGAAGAATATAAAATAGGGGTGCAAGCTTGAAATTCGAAGAACCTGTGACCGAAATAATAAAGCGGGCATATAATGTGAAGAGTTTCAGGTTCAGAAGACCGGAAGCATTCGATTTTAAAGCTGGCCAGTATATCACGGTAACACTTGAAGACAACGGAAAAAAGACCGGCAAGCCTTTCACCCTGTCAAGCAGCCCTACTGAGAAGGAACATATTGAATTCACGAAGAAACTTACAGGTCATGAGTACTCGAACCTGCTTGATG containing:
- the fpoF gene encoding F420H2 dehydrogenase subunit FpoF, with translation MAHPKILEVIDHDVCTACGACVSACPAGAIVMNKHAEVRDPDNLELYVKGAAPNVCEGCLTCGRLCPVIDGYEEDEFANVKEFFGAKSTIKGQDGGVTSLLAKALLETGAVDCFVGIARDDKWGTELVLMTKPEDVDRTTGTKYTYDSVLSALREPFEKYDKIGVIGVPCQAHGARLLLENNNDKIVVILGLLCMESFYHDIMTEKVVPEIMGLNAEDVVKMDFGKGKFWNYTKDGEAHSVKIPEVAPHARNPCHHCCDYTSVSADISLGSVGTPDGWNCVLIRTEVGKKMFELVKDKVEIMEDPKPGMDLIAKLAKMKHDNNSGHYLEVCEKFTFDECGIH
- the mer gene encoding 5,10-methylenetetrahydromethanopterin reductase, yielding MTFGIEFVPSDPVLKIAHYAKLAEQQGFDNVWITDHYNNRDVYSTLTVLAMNTNSIKLGTGVTNPYTRNAAITASSIASLNEISGGRAILGLGPGDKATFDAMGIAWDKPLTTTKESIEAIRGFIAGEKVTMDGDMVKFGGAKMAFKAGNVPIYMGAQGPKMLELAGEVSDGVLINASHPKDFEVAVQQIAAGAKKAGRDPKDVDVAAYACFSIDKDAAKAKSAAQIVVAFIVAGSPDMVLERHGIDVAAKADIGGAIAKGDFGALMGGMVTNDMMDAFSISGTPDDCKARINELLDIGVTQIVAGSPIGPNKEKAIKLIGKEIIG
- a CDS encoding DUF2180 family protein produces the protein MKCYECEKDGTDSDTIGICIICGRGVCKDHHVREETPVWEGEYSIKLKCGMGISCDYKDVQHWKKVLCMPCHKALKENY
- a CDS encoding DUF2180 family protein, yielding MKCYDCMEEGKDAEATCVCIACGKGLCTDHKKELELPVSVGQPPNVERLPNGLPRLLCQYCFDQTIEDSFD
- a CDS encoding carboxymuconolactone decarboxylase family protein, whose amino-acid sequence is MCGERGSGKGCGHEEIVGDMSDKLGFTPQILEVLGELEPEFLQKYNMCNHRLLKDGALPAKTKILMALAIVASKQCERCVVSQMKSALNNGATKEEIMEVMDVIFITSGAPAVAACRDALKQLK
- a CDS encoding multiheme c-type cytochrome, whose protein sequence is MRGTIVKGSLLFVTIVLLLSMTGIPAFAAEVTKFGELSSDEFTDADRCGQCHAIIYADWEGTMHFNAYLDPFYLEEVKVASEDTDGLVDEFCSRCHTPIGVTSGEIPPIDGSQMSEIAKHGVQCDFCHVVSGSNGTGNAPFIVTPGDTKWGPFDDSRSAFHGSEYLELYTRSEYCGMCHQVIHPVNGLVIDDTYSTWKESQYGDDNVACQDCHMTEGITEFEANPGRAGSGAPKRDHISSHDIVGGNAFIPPMFGADNVAEMAVERLQRAATVEVKTPEMAASGEEVIIEASITNSGAGHSIPTGVSEIRQIWVEMIVTDSEGNEIYTAGTLDEDGTIEGEKLIYNNVLGNSEGNATESFWLADRVLEDNRIGPKETVTEEHNFTVPDDVAYPLTVKATLNYRSAPQELIDKLMGEDTEVPVIAMNEISATIYDPATPPEERTTESTPGFGILATSMALVIMMYLFRR
- a CDS encoding ferredoxin family protein — protein: MPPEVDLDKCEGIGACAESCPTDVIDIVEDENGNPRSVIARPDDCVECGVCVDACPQEAITLD
- a CDS encoding flavodoxin family protein yields the protein MSDDTSIKLLGISGSPRKGSTDYIVNEALRYAQEKYDNVEVEYFSARAKNMKFCIHCDHCVRKKEGCIHKDDLVDLYDKMLWADAWIIGTPVYQGTLSAQTKTIMDRCRAVVARDPKAFLNKVGAAAAVGGDRVGGQEPAMQTIHNFYIISEMIPVAGGSFGSNLGGSFWSQDKGAKGAAEDSEGLRTLHRTINKMMKTVITMKNIK